CGTTTATATCACAACCCTGGCAGATTTAGAGTTAAACTCTAGCTCAGAACTGCTCAAAGCTTCTTACCATCAATTGTCTCAGATGGACAATCCCAACAACGACCATCTAGATGAAAAGTTACCACAAATTTCTACAGTTACAGGCTTACCAGAATTTTATGCCTGGGGAATGGAGAAAAGGCTACTCAATATAATCGAAAATTATATTGGTCTTCCTATTGCTTTTCATGGTGTACATTTACGCAAAGATTTCAAGAGCAAACATCAGTTTGGTACATTACTATGGCATAGCGATGCCGAAGACCGTCGCATTATCAAAATCTTCATTTACTTGAGTGATGTAGAAGAAAAAACTGGGCCTTTTCAATACATTCCCCGTTCTTTAACTCCCTTCTTTAGTTGGAATTATATTCAGCTTTTCTACAAACTTTGGAAGTCAGGCTATATGGGCATCGATGATGAAGAAGTAAAACCAGTCATCCCCAAATCAGCTTGGAAATCCTGCCCAGGCCCAGCCGGTACCGTCATTATTGTAGATACGAAAAATGCTTT
This Nostoc sp. C052 DNA region includes the following protein-coding sequences:
- a CDS encoding phytanoyl-CoA dioxygenase, with the protein product MFSVIKRKISTLSSDLEYYLALWKHSKNLPALEGRDRKILNALKKDGVYITTLADLELNSSSELLKASYHQLSQMDNPNNDHLDEKLPQISTVTGLPEFYAWGMEKRLLNIIENYIGLPIAFHGVHLRKDFKSKHQFGTLLWHSDAEDRRIIKIFIYLSDVEEKTGPFQYIPRSLTPFFSWNYIQLFYKLWKSGYMGIDDEEVKPVIPKSAWKSCPGPAGTVIIVDTKNALHHGTVRTEDRSALFFCYTANPPERPDLCTQYWDDTYPRAELRSASDVMSV